In Apium graveolens cultivar Ventura chromosome 10, ASM990537v1, whole genome shotgun sequence, the following are encoded in one genomic region:
- the LOC141693705 gene encoding putative carboxylesterase 9 codes for MSRTRPGCVFFDLQSCLLMTTIVIGLEFRLAPEHRLPAQYDDAVETINWVRNQASDPEGDQWLRDYADYSRCYLYGASCGANIAYNAALRLLETKIEPLKIVGMIMNQPFIGGKKRTKSELKLATDQYFPLPVIDLLWELSLPQGMDRDHRFCNPLKENNKEKLKSIGRCLVIGFGGDPLIDRQQEFVKMLVISGVMVEAKFDDVGFHNIDMIDPRRAAAIISFIKEFV; via the exons ATGAGCAGAACAAGACCTGGATGCGTATTTTTCGACCTACAAAGCTGCCTTCTAATGACAA CCATTGTGATTGGCCTTGAGTTTCGGCTTGCACCAGAACATCGACTTCCTGCACAGTATGATGATGCTGTGGAAACAATTAATTGGGTCAGAAATCAAGCCTCTGATCCAGAAGGTGATCAATGGCTAAGAGATTATGCTGATTACTCAAGATGTTACCTATACGGAGCAAGTTGTGGAGCAAACATCGCATATAATGCAGCATTACGTCTTCTTGAAACAAAAATTGAGCCACTAAAAATAGTAGGGATGATCATGAATCAGCCTTTTATTGGAGGTAAGAAAAGAACAAAGTCAGAACTAAAACTGGCAACGGATCAGTATTTTCCGTTGCCAGTTATTGATTTGTTATGGGAACTTTCCCTGCCACAAGGGATGGATCGAGATCATAGATTTTGTAACCCTTTGAAAGAGAACAATAAAGAAAAACTCAAGTCCATTGGGCGGTGTTTGGTTATTGGATTCGGAGGCGATCCTTTAATTGATCGACAACAGGAGTTTGTGAAGATGTTGGTGATTAGTGGAGTAATGGTGGAAGCCAAGTTTGATGATGTTGGATTCCATAATATCGATATGATTGATCCTAGACGGGCTGCTGCTATTATAAGTTTCATCAAAGAGTTCGTCTGA
- the LOC141689035 gene encoding uncharacterized protein LOC141689035, translated as MAQLIKAQSQVKPLFNGDGMLIGFEPRDQSIISLRCHKRKIKLGRSSSSRVFAVSSSESYKFKQPVNSDKSCYDIGYDLFYDDPEYLRDDLSSFRGLVLDISYRPINVVCWKRAICLEFMEKADVLEYYDRSVNSPSGSFYIPAVLRVPHLLQVVRRRKIKNTLSRKNILARDSFTCQYCSSTENLTIDHVIPIARGGEWTWENLVTACSRCNSRKGQKILEEANMKLNKVPKAPKDYDIVAIPLTNSAIKMLRMRKGTPEEWQEYLA; from the exons ATGGCACAGCTGATCAAAGCACAGAGTCAAGTGAAACCTTTATTTAATGGTGATGGAATGTTGATCGGATTCGAACCGAGAGATCAGTCGATCATTTCATTGCGATGTCACAAGCGTAAAATTAAGCTTGGCAGGAGTAGTAGCAGTAGAGTGTTTGCTGTGTCATCTTCTGAGAGTTATAAGTTTAAGCAACCTGTTAATAGTGACAAGAGCTGCTATGATATTGGTTATGATTTGTTTTATGATGATCCGGAGTATCTTAGAGACGATTTGTCTAGTTTTCGGGGTTTAGTACTTGATATTTCTTACAG GCCTATTAATGTTGTGTGCTGGAAACGTGCAATTTGTTTGGAATTTATGGAGAAG GCTGATGTTCTGGAGTATTATGATCGATCTGTCAATTCTCCTAGTGGATCCTTTTATATACCTGCTGTTTTAAGG GTACCGCATTTGCTACAAGTTGTCAGGAGAAGGAAAATAAAGAATACACTTAGTCGTAAAAATATTCTTGCTCGGGATAGCTTTACTTGTCA GTATTGTTCTTCGACTGAGAACCTGACGATTGACCATGTAATTCCAATTGCGCGAGGTGGGGAGTGGACATGGGAAAACCTG GTGACTGCATGTTCCCGTTGCAACTCCAGAAAAGGTCAGAAGATTTTAGAGGAAGCAAACATGAAACTGAATAAGGTCCCCAAG GCCCCTAAAGACTATGACATAGTTGCCATACCCTTGACAAACTCCGCAATAAAGATGCTGAGAATGAGAAAGGGAACACCGGAGGAGTGGCAGGAATACCTTGCTTAA
- the LOC141689034 gene encoding GATA transcription factor 5-like: protein MKFEVFCILAFINRQKTSHYKNYYNLLQSLSLSLSLSLSVLTLPKNMDFCRNLSVSGGLSSEYEQEQMFPSSCSKLGSLDDMFSGNNMEEDMNLEWLSIYVEDCFSSSGNCLPNASAMIPQFVEKKTNTTNGSTTKSIPKPATPAVAEANLKPLQVVKPEMDFKSSMLHKFVIPGKARSKRSRGPGPIGNKSRRITSQFPSWSHNPYMTNSDPPLLKQTYWLADSELILPIKEENKEVKNEKTRLKRVKEEEDQDQEEGILGSFEDNNGQQQQQPRRCTHCLSQRTPQWRTGPLGPKTLCNACGVRYKSGRLLPEYRPAKSPTFVSYKHSNSHKKVLEMRTMSHLSTNTSSY from the exons atgaaatttgaagtatTTTGTATTCTTGCTTTTATCAACCGACAGAAAACAAGTCATTATAAGAACTACTACAATTTACtccaatctctctctctctctctctctctctctctctctgtacTTACTTTGCCAAAAAACATGGACTTTTGCCGGAATCTCTCAGTTTCCGGTGGCCTGAGTTCAGAGTATGAGCAGGAGCAGATGTTTCCTTCTTCTTGCTCCAAGCTTGGAAGCCTGGATGACATGTTTTCAGGCAACAACATG GAAGAGGACATGAACTTAGAGTGGCTATCAATTTATGTTGAAGATTGTTTCTCCAGCTCTGGGAACTGCTTACCAAATGCTTCTGCAATGATACCGCAATTTGTCGAAAAAAAGACTAATACAACCAATGGAAGCACAACTAAAAGCATCCCTAAACCAGCAACACCAGCAGTTGCAGAAGCAAACTTAAAGCCCTTACAAGTGGTGAAGCCTGAAATGGACTTCAAGTCATCTATGCTCCACAAGTTTGTGATACCAGGCAAGGCAAGAAGCAAAAGAAGTAGAGGCCCAGGTCCAATTGGTAACAAGTCAAGAAGAATCACTAGCCAGTTTCCTAGCTGGTCTCACAATCCTTACATGACAAACTCTGATCCACCTTTGCTAAAACAGACCTACTGGTTAGCTGACAGTGAGCTAATCTTGCCCATAAAGGAGGAAAATAAAGAAGTCAAGAATGAAAAAACTAGGCTCAAGAGAGTCAAGGAAGAAGAGGATCAAGATCAAGAAGAGGGAATCTTGGGCAGCTTTGAAGACAACAATGGGCAGCAACAGCAACAGCCAAGAAGATGCACACACTGTTTATCACAGAGGACACCTCAATGGAGGACAGGACCATTAGGTCCAAAAACACTGTGCAATGCATGTGGAGTGAGGTACAAGTCGGGCAGGTTGCTGCCCGAATACAGGCCTGCTAAAAGTCCAACTTTTGTGAGCTACAAGCACTCTAATTCACACAAGAAAGTCTTGGAAATGAGAACCATGTCTCATCTTTCAACCAATACTTCATCTTATTAG